The Neobacillus sp. PS3-34 genome has a window encoding:
- a CDS encoding DUF294 nucleotidyltransferase-like domain-containing protein: MVFSSYSEIGAWRNLQIKKETLDHFKLNCLHDDLMHSVIELALKRINEELGSPPSSYCFFVMGSAGRFEQSIWSDQDHGIIFQENSPNAQEYFLRLGKEISDGLHQTGYAYCDGGVMASNPLWCKSMPEWMLQLANWIKESSWESIRHLLIFMDWPYLIW, from the coding sequence ATGGTTTTTAGCAGCTATTCAGAAATAGGGGCATGGAGGAATCTTCAAATAAAGAAGGAGACCCTTGATCACTTTAAGCTTAACTGCCTCCATGATGATCTGATGCACAGCGTCATCGAATTAGCCCTAAAACGGATAAATGAAGAGCTCGGGTCTCCACCATCCTCTTATTGTTTTTTTGTGATGGGAAGTGCCGGCCGCTTTGAGCAATCCATCTGGAGTGACCAGGATCATGGCATCATTTTTCAAGAGAACAGTCCAAACGCACAGGAATATTTCTTGCGGTTAGGGAAAGAAATTTCAGATGGACTTCATCAGACCGGCTACGCTTACTGTGATGGAGGTGTCATGGCAAGCAATCCATTATGGTGCAAATCCATGCCTGAATGGATGCTCCAGCTAGCTAACTGGATCAAGGAATCGAGCTGGGAATCCATTCGCCACTTATTGATTTTCATGGACTGGCCGTACCTTATATGGTGA
- a CDS encoding exonuclease domain-containing protein, with product MGMHEMIQFFRQMSGKLGSNIYAGIQGQTDPQHISFMRQLQKEMKEKNSLDTPFEMLEAVVFDLETTGFYPEKGDQIISIGAIKMIGDKIAEEKTFYSLIHSDIPLPEHITDLTKVKVEDLFAAPPAEEVLLKFYKFINSNILVAHHAKHEQAFMQKLTRDRLRTGFEHRIIDTSFLIRLTDPSIKAIPLEEICHLCGVEVKNRHHALSDAKMAAEVWSYYMKKAREMGFKNLREVYEHLARL from the coding sequence ATGGGTATGCATGAAATGATTCAGTTTTTCAGGCAAATGTCCGGAAAGCTTGGCTCCAATATTTATGCGGGCATTCAGGGCCAAACTGATCCGCAGCACATCTCTTTCATGCGCCAGCTGCAAAAAGAAATGAAAGAAAAAAACAGTTTGGATACCCCGTTCGAAATGCTCGAGGCTGTTGTATTCGACCTTGAAACAACCGGTTTCTATCCTGAAAAGGGAGATCAAATCATTTCTATCGGAGCGATTAAGATGATTGGTGATAAGATTGCAGAGGAAAAAACTTTTTATTCACTTATTCATTCAGACATTCCTCTGCCTGAGCATATTACTGACCTGACAAAAGTGAAGGTTGAAGACCTCTTTGCCGCACCCCCTGCTGAAGAGGTTTTATTGAAATTTTATAAATTTATTAATAGCAATATCCTGGTTGCCCATCACGCAAAGCACGAGCAGGCGTTCATGCAGAAACTAACAAGAGATCGCCTCCGAACGGGATTTGAACATCGGATCATCGATACATCCTTTCTCATCCGCCTAACCGATCCTTCAATAAAAGCGATCCCATTGGAGGAGATTTGCCACTTATGCGGAGTAGAGGTAAAAAATCGGCACCACGCTCTCAGCGATGCGAAAATGGCTGCCGAGGTTTGGAGCTATTATATGAAGAAAGCACGTGAGATGGGCTTTAAAAATCTGCGGGAAGTATACGAGCATCTGGCCAGACTTTGA
- a CDS encoding glycosyl hydrolase family 28-related protein, which yields MMLYLEKKHDPRKNEKLIAEVTNRRLDMKQALLETDRLYEHNRYEPATEATIPHASQFPFFQKWKAAFWRFFLTVKSITAEIMLNTYVDDLGKPYPEWKPLLDEEYSHLMKVARKVNVEDFGAVGDGITDCTEAFEKAIGSGHALVQVPAGIFITKGIRLPSFTCLIGQGKNKTVIRLHDSSPKGTRLISNRNHWRGNRNILVQGMSLDWNVERLGNTEKTSTWGNHSSCLTYANVTFGWVLDVEGINPGLHCFDISSTIYNYSGDGYRARGGSRYIWLDQLNGYGFGDDGITTHHSDNILITNSHMCDPSGRAHKKGFSNSNGIEVDDGSKNVWLINNSTTRCFGGVEIKAHDSSSAACNVQIIGHLSVNDNRSYNFRHIGHHKASDPESKTAYNIKATNLVALAPIYSDLYKDSTPRCLVVSAYKNVAINYFTLIGDPEYDYTGNPVVAIQYRSRNVALNNVTVRHFKKAGMDIKVFGGDNRSDNVAISNVMVVDSAPQAIQIGSDILNASIENIRASSKNGKIGLKTEQPGIFVSNFQADGYRVPLSIAGEEMRTI from the coding sequence ATGATGCTCTATCTAGAAAAAAAACACGACCCGCGCAAAAATGAGAAATTAATAGCTGAAGTGACCAACCGCAGGCTTGATATGAAACAAGCGCTTTTAGAAACAGACCGTCTATATGAGCATAATCGTTATGAACCTGCGACAGAAGCTACCATTCCACATGCATCCCAGTTTCCTTTTTTCCAAAAGTGGAAAGCTGCATTTTGGCGATTTTTTTTAACCGTTAAATCTATTACTGCCGAAATTATGTTAAATACGTACGTAGATGACCTAGGAAAACCTTATCCAGAGTGGAAGCCTCTTCTTGATGAGGAATACAGCCACTTAATGAAGGTTGCAAGAAAAGTAAATGTGGAGGATTTTGGTGCTGTTGGTGATGGGATTACAGACTGTACCGAAGCCTTCGAAAAAGCAATTGGCAGCGGGCATGCCCTTGTCCAGGTTCCGGCAGGAATTTTTATCACGAAAGGCATTCGTTTACCTTCGTTTACATGTCTGATTGGGCAAGGTAAAAACAAAACGGTGATTAGGCTTCACGACAGTTCCCCAAAAGGAACAAGACTGATTTCAAATCGAAATCATTGGAGGGGCAACAGAAATATACTTGTTCAGGGCATGAGCCTTGATTGGAATGTGGAAAGGCTCGGAAATACAGAAAAGACGAGTACATGGGGCAACCATTCAAGCTGTCTGACCTATGCCAATGTGACATTCGGATGGGTACTTGATGTGGAAGGAATTAACCCCGGGCTGCATTGCTTTGATATCTCTTCGACGATATATAATTACTCGGGCGATGGTTACCGGGCGCGCGGAGGAAGCCGATATATCTGGCTCGATCAGTTAAATGGCTATGGATTTGGTGATGATGGAATCACGACCCATCATAGCGACAATATTTTGATTACTAATAGCCATATGTGCGATCCGAGCGGTCGTGCTCATAAAAAAGGCTTTTCAAACTCCAACGGCATTGAAGTGGATGATGGGTCGAAAAACGTATGGCTGATCAACAATTCGACTACCCGCTGTTTTGGAGGAGTGGAAATCAAAGCCCACGACAGTTCATCCGCGGCATGCAATGTCCAAATTATCGGGCACCTCTCTGTAAACGATAATCGTTCCTATAATTTCAGGCATATCGGCCATCATAAAGCTTCCGATCCTGAATCGAAAACGGCCTATAACATAAAGGCAACCAACCTCGTCGCTCTGGCTCCAATCTACTCCGATTTATATAAAGATTCGACACCAAGATGCCTGGTCGTATCTGCTTATAAAAATGTTGCCATTAATTATTTTACGTTGATTGGCGATCCCGAATATGATTACACGGGGAATCCTGTTGTCGCTATCCAGTATCGTTCCCGCAACGTCGCCCTAAATAACGTAACGGTCCGCCATTTTAAAAAGGCTGGCATGGATATCAAGGTCTTTGGGGGAGACAATCGTTCCGATAACGTAGCAATAAGTAACGTCATGGTTGTTGATTCCGCCCCTCAGGCCATTCAAATTGGTTCCGATATTTTAAACGCTTCTATTGAAAATATACGGGCGAGCAGCAAAAATGGAAAGATAGGATTGAAAACCGAGCAGCCTGGAATATTTGTTTCAAATTTTCAGGCTGATGGATATAGGGTGCCTCTATCCATTGCGGGGGAAGAAATGAGGACAATTTGA
- a CDS encoding NADH-dependent flavin oxidoreductase, translating to MNQKYSPLFKDFTFSNGLSLKNRVVMAPMTNFSSNPDGTVTDAEVKYYARRSSGVSMVITACTYVTANGKGFKGEFGGNTDDMIPSLKQLASAIKEQGAKAVLQIFHGGRECPPDLVNSDVVSASAVPSPNRESAPVPRELSDSEVESIIRDFGETTRRAIEAGYDGVEIHGANGYLIQQFFSPHSNRREDRWGGSLEKRMAFPLAVVDEVKKVAAEHAKEPFIVGYRFSPEEPETPGINMADTLALVDALANKNLDYLHVSLMDFWSTPRRGVEDTRPRMELIMEKAGPRVPIIGVGSIYTADDALKAIETGVPLIALARELIIDPDWVQKIESGKENDIVTEIDKNDPNQHDVPDPLWQAIVNSPGWFPGV from the coding sequence ATGAATCAAAAATATAGCCCTTTATTTAAAGATTTTACTTTTTCAAATGGATTGAGCTTGAAAAATAGAGTAGTAATGGCACCGATGACAAATTTCTCATCCAATCCGGATGGAACGGTTACGGATGCTGAGGTGAAGTATTATGCTCGGCGTTCAAGTGGTGTCAGTATGGTCATCACTGCTTGCACATATGTCACTGCAAACGGAAAGGGATTCAAAGGTGAGTTTGGCGGCAACACGGATGATATGATTCCGAGCTTAAAGCAATTGGCATCCGCAATTAAAGAGCAAGGTGCAAAAGCAGTGCTGCAAATTTTCCACGGGGGGCGTGAATGTCCACCGGATCTGGTAAATAGTGATGTGGTCAGTGCAAGCGCAGTACCATCACCCAACCGTGAATCAGCACCTGTTCCTAGGGAATTATCAGATTCTGAGGTCGAGTCAATTATTCGTGATTTTGGAGAAACAACACGGCGCGCAATTGAAGCCGGCTACGATGGAGTAGAAATCCATGGCGCAAATGGCTACTTGATTCAACAGTTCTTTTCCCCTCATTCTAACCGGCGTGAGGACCGCTGGGGAGGAAGCCTTGAAAAACGAATGGCTTTCCCGCTAGCGGTTGTCGATGAAGTAAAAAAGGTTGCGGCAGAACATGCGAAGGAGCCATTCATTGTAGGTTATCGCTTCTCACCTGAAGAGCCAGAAACACCAGGAATTAACATGGCTGATACGTTAGCATTAGTCGATGCATTAGCCAATAAGAATTTGGATTATCTGCATGTTTCCTTAATGGATTTCTGGTCAACACCAAGAAGAGGTGTAGAAGATACAAGACCAAGAATGGAACTTATTATGGAAAAGGCAGGACCAAGGGTTCCAATTATCGGTGTTGGCTCCATTTACACTGCAGATGATGCCCTAAAAGCCATCGAAACTGGAGTTCCGCTCATCGCTCTAGCCCGCGAGTTGATTATTGATCCAGATTGGGTTCAAAAAATTGAAAGCGGAAAAGAAAATGACATCGTAACAGAGATTGATAAAAATGACCCGAATCAGCATGATGTCCCTGATCCTTTATGGCAGGCCATCGTGAATTCACCAGGCTGGTTTCCTGGAGTATAG
- a CDS encoding NAD(P)H-dependent oxidoreductase — MFVLPDFTSRKKEILDAFKFRHATKEFNPEKKISEEDFRFILETARLSPSSLGIEPWKFIIIQNAQLKEKLRTVSWGAQGQLPTASHFVLILARTMKDTKYDSDYIAQQMKEVRNVPDDVFQNMLVRYKSFQESDFHLLDNERAIFDWSGKQTYIALGNMMTAAALIGIDSCPIEGFNMDKVNEILKEEGLLEDGSLGISVMAAFGYRAREPRPKVRKELDQIVQWVE; from the coding sequence ATGTTCGTCTTGCCGGATTTTACATCAAGAAAAAAGGAGATACTGGATGCTTTTAAATTCAGGCATGCGACAAAGGAATTCAATCCTGAAAAGAAAATCTCTGAAGAGGATTTTCGTTTTATTTTAGAAACAGCAAGATTATCTCCAAGTTCTCTTGGGATTGAACCGTGGAAATTTATTATCATACAGAATGCGCAACTTAAGGAAAAATTGCGAACTGTTTCCTGGGGTGCCCAAGGCCAGCTGCCGACAGCAAGCCATTTTGTCCTCATTCTCGCCAGAACAATGAAGGATACAAAGTACGATTCTGATTATATTGCACAACAAATGAAGGAAGTCAGAAATGTGCCCGATGATGTTTTCCAAAACATGCTTGTCAGGTACAAGTCTTTTCAGGAATCGGACTTCCATTTGCTGGACAATGAACGTGCAATATTTGATTGGTCCGGCAAGCAAACGTATATAGCACTCGGGAATATGATGACGGCTGCGGCACTGATTGGCATCGATTCATGTCCAATTGAAGGCTTTAATATGGACAAGGTAAATGAAATCCTTAAAGAGGAAGGGCTTCTCGAAGACGGCAGCCTTGGAATTTCAGTAATGGCTGCTTTTGGCTATCGTGCAAGGGAGCCACGTCCAAAAGTAAGGAAAGAACTTGACCAGATTGTTCAATGGGTAGAGTAA
- a CDS encoding putative quinol monooxygenase has product MIIIHAFIKVNPEKRDEFLAAADKVMAGSKAEEGNISYHLYEDTKEQNSFVMVEEWKDQEAVKFHRGAPHYIAFGAESKSLLLGAPQVKVFEAEKLQ; this is encoded by the coding sequence ATGATCATTATTCATGCATTTATTAAAGTTAATCCAGAGAAAAGGGATGAGTTCCTTGCAGCAGCTGATAAGGTGATGGCGGGGTCCAAAGCAGAAGAGGGGAATATCAGCTACCATCTGTATGAAGATACAAAAGAGCAAAATAGCTTTGTGATGGTCGAGGAATGGAAGGATCAAGAAGCTGTGAAATTCCATAGAGGAGCACCTCATTATATTGCTTTTGGTGCGGAGTCGAAAAGCCTGCTTCTTGGAGCTCCTCAAGTAAAGGTGTTTGAGGCGGAAAAGCTTCAATAA
- a CDS encoding GNAT family N-acetyltransferase: MKIITLDPGHAEAYLELRLEGLKNNPEAFGSSYEEEKHYSADLYRSRLESDSTFIFGAFEGDQLIGVVTLLKEQKLKMKHKAGIFAMYVSPEKRGRGIGKRLMEEAIKKARELEGTEQLYLGVVTSNESAKNLYSSLGFQAFGIDKRALKIDNLYFDEEHMVLFL; encoded by the coding sequence ATGAAAATTATCACGTTGGATCCCGGCCATGCAGAGGCGTATCTGGAACTGAGGTTAGAGGGATTAAAGAATAATCCGGAAGCTTTTGGTTCGAGCTATGAAGAGGAAAAACATTATTCAGCAGATTTGTATAGGTCCAGACTTGAATCTGATTCGACGTTTATTTTTGGAGCCTTCGAAGGGGATCAATTAATTGGAGTCGTGACATTATTAAAGGAACAAAAGCTAAAAATGAAGCATAAAGCAGGAATCTTTGCGATGTATGTAAGCCCTGAAAAACGCGGCAGGGGCATCGGGAAAAGATTAATGGAAGAAGCGATTAAAAAGGCAAGAGAATTGGAAGGTACTGAACAACTTTATTTGGGAGTTGTGACAAGCAATGAGTCTGCAAAAAACCTCTATTCTTCCCTTGGGTTTCAGGCTTTCGGGATTGATAAAAGAGCATTGAAAATTGATAATCTGTACTTTGATGAAGAACATATGGTGCTGTTTCTTTAA